The genomic window TTTTACCAGTGCACATGCACACTTTTGTGAATTGTCTAATTAGCactttcccatttgtgtatGAAGGCATACCGTTTATATTCCCCTTTATCGCACACTTAAACCGTTACCCGTCAGAAGTTCACTTAACTGTTTCTTCAGGGCAGTTGTACTCGTTCGCGTAGTCCAGATCGTTGTCCCTTCTtgtggtggaaaaaaaaaaaaaaaaaaaacgcggaAAAGGCACCACGGCGGGGGCAAAAATGTACGAGTAGGAACAACCGATGGGGAACAGGCACATCACACACATCAGTCCATGTCCCTAACATGATGGAGGTTACCAAATAGAACGATTAACATTCGTTTTATTCAACTTtaagaggggaagaaaggagagtTTTCCAACCGGGTGAGCAACACACACCAAAgtagctagccattttgggaaaaaaaaaaaaaaaacatcccttttttggcaatttaaaaaaaaaaaaaaaaaaagttcaccCCATTCACTCATACCCAAGTAATATCATGAACAACATGAGGGACACAATTCCCCACTTCATGAGCGGGTATTCATTAACCCATATGGTTAGCATTCCAATATATGGCGCATATCCAACGGAGAGACCAAGCACATGTTCGTTTTCTAGCCAATACTGATCGAACTCATAGAGCCCTCTGTCGTCGATGTTGTTATTGTCCCCTTTTGATAACAAATGAAATTTGTTGTCCTTCGATATGTGAATGTTTAATATCCTATGCACAATAGGGATGTCTCTTCCATTTATTTGGTACACCACCACGTCGCCTGCATGGATGTTTGGCGGGTGGTACAGTGCCAAGGTGTCTCCTCTGAAGTAGCCTGGCTCCATACTGCCACTCAGGACAACCACAACAGGGGATTCGCAGCCTGCAGCATGCACGATCAGgaataggtaaaaaaaaaaaggcgaattacatatattttgtccCTTTCACATGTATGGCAAGGTGAAGCCTCCCCACCCCCTACTGTGCAACGACGCAAGAAGGGGAGGAACGCCAATCAGCACAACCAGGTGGTGTCCCCATATTAGGAAAAACTGCAAGTGCACACACACGCGCAGTTTCCCTACCTGTAAGCACGACGAGCAGCTTCCAAATCATCAACGCATTCAACAGCAAACACACTACGTTTAGCACGTGGGATATTCCATCTCGGGGGGTTTTAAAGTTCTTCTTAAGTTCTAGCAAAATGGAGTTGTACTGCTCCTTTATGTATTCCATCGCGCGGGCGAGCGGATTATCGGTTGGACGGGTGATCAGATTGACGGTTAGACGGGGGACCCCCCTTCAAGCTCGCCCGTGCCTACGCGTACGCGCACCAAGTTGGAGGATGGTAAGTTTCTGCATGTGGGTTGGTCCCCTCTGCGTGTCCTCCAGGAAAACACTTCCAAATGATTACCGGTTTTGTCAGCTAACACGCACGCGAAATTTGAAGTGACAGGCGCCTTGCGAGATCGGGCAACTGAGCCTGGCAGTTTTTTGTATGCCGTATCGTTTTAGCTTTTCCCTTCGCGCGGTGGGGACGTGCAAAGAGGGCGGcatgatatattttttcacttcaccTCATTTTacattgctttttttcttcttcccttttgctatttttttttttctctgttttttttcctgttttttttttttttttttttttttcccgtttgcTTTTGCGTTGTGTGTCGCGTGATCAAGAGCAATCCGTTGGAGCCGACGTCATCAGCCTGCCCACCGAATGTAGCCACACTGGCATTGCCACGAACGTGAGCACCGCACGAAAGAGAAGCATTTCAGTGATTCTTCTTTCCTGCGGTGAtggtttccccatttggtgaagcaaaaatgatCGTCTTTTCCGCTGTGCAGACTGACCGAACTGTGTCAACTGCCCGTGTGTTGGTGACCCCCCCGGGTCGATTacacaaaattgggaaaagaacaaagtcGGAGGAAAGTGCCACAAAACAATCTTTTAAAGCGTTGCTCCTTTTGTTCAAAGGGAAGCAGCTAGCCATTTCAGTTatggaggacaaaaaaaaaaaaaaaaaaaaaaaaaaaaaacagccaaaaaaaaaacagccaaaaaaaaaacagccaaaaaaaaaacagccaaaaaaaaaaccaaataAGCCAAATAACATCCCTTCGTCGGAAACTGCGGCCAACTTACAACACGTTGTGTGACTCACACGTTGGGACAAACTTCTTGTCCATTTGGAAATGCATCTCCGGATGATGAGAGATGGACCAAAACACGAGGGGACACATGGTTAAACCAAagtgcggaaaaaaaaaaaataataaataaacgaatggaacaaagtaaaaaaagggtatcTCCTAATGCAtcttcaaaaaggaaagctaCACATGTGATTAAATAAATCGCGGGAGGAGGATTTTCCGGACAAGTTCGGAGGATATACCCTCTACCCCTTCAcgcttcctccttcatcGAAGTGTAACACGCAGGGAAGGGGGCGGGAGGCACACGGGCTATCCCCATATGGAAGTATCAACTTAACTTAATCGGCCTAACTGTTACGGAGACCGAAGGGAGTCCAAATGGAGAGGGGGCTACGTAACTCCCCCCAACAATATTCCAAACACGTCTAAGCACGTCTAAACACGTCTGACCGCTTCACCCGTGCAGCGAATAATATATGTCAACCATGCCAGGCGGTGCATTCCCCTGAGGGTTACCCTGTTCCTCCCGAGTGATGGActtgaggaaaatttttttttccagaatGCAGTGAATAGGCATGACACTCATATCGGATAGTTCGATTAAATAATTGGTCTCCTTGTCGGACTCCAAAAGGTATGGCTTCtcattaataaaaaaaataagtttgcCATCCTCATATTCTACAATGAATGAATTCGTTTCTAGGAACTCCATGTTGCGGCACAAAATGGTTGTCTTGTCATTTGGGTCGTCCGATGGAAGGCTCATAAGGTCATCACAGTTGTGAGTCACCTGGTAGGTTTGGTAAAGCTCATCGACAGTGGAAAAGTCGGACAGGTCGTCATCCGTCAAATGGGGCAAGTCGTTTCCGTCTGAGTGAACTTCTTGCGCTTCATCATGTCTGTGTGAATCATCGCTCCGTGAAAATTGTTGTTCCTGCTTCACCGTATGTGaatcctttttccctttttccctgttATATGCGTCTACATCAAATTGCCAGGAGATGATCGCTTTTTGGTTTTTTGCCATGTGGGGATGGCGCCCTTCCCCCTCAATATCAATCACGTTGTGCGTGTTCGGAAAGTGCGTTACGTCTTCCAATCGTTCAGTTCTTTCCGTTTCATTGGGGTGTACCCCTTCACCGCGTGTCCGCCCAGAGACCTTCCCTATATCGGGACACACGCCTATAAACTTGGGTAGCTTAACAGAGTAGTATTCATCGTCTGGGttcatccttcttttcctcttcaggTCTACGAACATAACTGCTTCGTCCTCATTAATATTCACGTCGTGTAGTTTGGGTTGGCCTTTCATTTCTTCACTGGTGGTGCCTGGGAGGTCCTCTTCCTTGTCTCTCTCCCTCTTGGACTCCATCGACTGCCCGTCCTCGAAGGAGGTTTTCATACTCTGTTCAGAGGCATCCTCCTACATGGGGGGGAGAAAGGCAGACATGTGAAGGTGGTGGGAAAAATCTGACGAAGAACATCTCAGCGGGGGATGAATTCATCCTTGCCCCTTTTGTGTTCCTCTCAtgtaggaagaagaagaagttcgTGCTCCTTCgcataagcatttttttttgttcccgcTTTTTCGTCGTACCATCATGCTCATCATCGTGACGAGATCATCTCtctcctcctccattttgcttcTGCATCTCTTCGCCTAGTGGCTATACATGTGGATAGGTTCGATCGCCTACGTGGGGCCCCCTTCTTGGACGGCATTCCCTGGGcgagaaaggggaagggcgCTCTCCGCTGTAGGAAATGAGCAACGTTGCTTCAGTGTTGCTGAGGTGCGGTCAACGTTGGTCGGTCAGGTGTGGTAAACGCTGGTCACTTTTCCGGTCGCTAGTTGTGCCCTTTTCCTACTCCGTTGCAGGATCTAAGAGCTACCTTGACAAAGCTGCGGAAGCATCTCCCCCGTGAAGAGGTCACATTGTATTCATCAacggggttaaaaaaaaaaattaaactacttgaattttttttttcttccatttggggaGTTTTCCATTGTGCaaattggagaaaaaaaaaaaaaagtgcaatcCGCGCATAAGCAGGTGcttgtatgtacatacattggTACGTATTTTCGCACTTCCATAGTCGATACGTGTAATATGCTTCATGCTGCCTGCCCTATTATGCTTGGCACCAACATGGGAAAGTAAGGCTAGCCCTCGGGCCGGCGGTGCATGCATGCATGTCCGGCACCCCCCAAGCACATTTTTCGAAAGAGCGACGCAGCGACCCTGCCTAGGGCGACCAAGTGAAGGGAACTTGTTCGCTCGTTACACTAAacagtaggaaaaaaaaaaaaaaaaaaaaaaaaaactaaactAAAAGTGAAAGTAAATGTGAATGTGAAAGTAAAAGCAACGGAGCAAACCGAAGGGGAACATACCAAGAGGGACACCCCCCTAGGAGGAGAAAACCGCAAAGGGGAGAGAACCCCACCCAAAAGACCGAGTTCACCCGCAGCTGCACTATTCGCTAGCCAACTGGAACGCACTTATGGCGATCTTAACATTCCCTTCGCGTCTCTCCCATCATACAACGAAATGAAAgaatttgtgaaaaaataaagttgggGTTTCCACCCCCGTCCCCCCCTTGCACTGTACTTCTgttgctcccttttttttcttttacgcATAAGTGTGTTGTGTGTTATGCGAACTGataggagttttttttttttcattttttccttccttttaaaaactAAACGCCACAATGTTCATACCCGACAAGGACAGAAAGTGGAAACAGGCAAACACGTTCATCTGCCATAGAAGGTTAGATCGGCTAGAATACCGAACGGGGGAAATCACTCCGATCAGTCCATTCCCAGGCGCATAATGCTACCCTAAATTGTggtttattattttgtttttttttggtggcaAATCTTGGACATGTGATTGAACCAAGTGCATCCGTGTCCTTTTTGTGTTTGCCCCCATTTTGTCTACCTCGCATAAACCAAAGGGCTACGCCTCTCATCCGTTGTTAGCCCTTTACGTGATGATCCCTATTTAACTGCCTCCACCTTCGAACAGATTAGCAatttacaagaaaaaaatttatcggAACAGGCCGCAGTTGATTTACGTGTCGTTGTCTGGCGATATTTACACCCACGTTAGTTAAGCGAAAGCAAACGCAAACAACACACACGTAGATACACACACGTGAGCGCTTACATTTTCCCCTACGTTCTACCTTTGCTCATCCCAGCGCGTATAtgattttcccttttgcctAGGAGGACTACAGAGAGGCCGTGCAGGTGGACAACGACATCCGGAGAGAGCTAAGCATATCAAGTAATAAGTGGGGAAAATTGGGACGAAGcggcgggggaaaaaacctTTCCAAATTGAGTTTCCCACGTGATGTACGATACTTCGATGAGCGTTATTTTGCCGCCCCACGCGTTTCATCTTTACACCATTTTTTCGCTGCTTTACCTATTTGCCGCTTTCCCCCCGGCAGACACGGGAAAAAGGTCGAGCATACACGATGTGAATCTCCTGTACAGTAGAGTCAATAATCTGATGAACTTCTGCGAGGACAAACATTTGGATGAAAAGATGTTCGAGTATTACTGTATCCCCCGATCCATTATAAGGTGAGCATAGAGAGAAGCATTTCCCTGAGTTTCTTCTCCAGTACTTGCATCCAGTGTAATGGCCAACTTTGTTGTTCCCCACACACTGCAGAGAGTACAACAGCCTAGGCATCTACGAGCTATACAAGGAGCAGGCGGACTGCCTAAGGAACGTCCTTCAGAACGAGGAAGTTGAAAGGAATGTGAGAAGTAAGGTAGAAGACATGACACCGGAGGAAAGAACCTTTGAGAATGGACATTCCCAAAAGATAGACTCCTTTTCTAACGAGGAGTTCTTCACCTCCCTGGAGGAAATTAatcaaaatgatgaagaaaaaggagggagagaAATATCCCCACAGAGGGGGCCAACCAGCGTACACCTCCGTGACGACAAATGGGACATACCACACCTGAACAATGACTcaaggaacaattttttttacaaaaattttctcttcaacATCCCAACAGGGATGGGAAAGACCATAATATACGACATTTTAATCATTCGACAGGTCCTCTACAAAGGGTACAGAGCTATATTATGCCTCCCCACCATGTCCCTcattaatgaaaaatatgattACTACGAGAAGCTGCTCGGAGAAAAGACCGTGTGgctaaatataaaaaaatttaacagcTCCAATGCTAGTGGGTACTCATACCAGCTGTGCACCGACATTGCCATCTGCACGTATGAACAGGCCAACATCATACTCAacattattataaaaaataacttaaagtataattatattttcatcattGACGAAATTCACTACTTGAATGATGACCAGAGGGGCATATTCATCGAGTCTTTGCTCACGAAGGTTAAGTACATCCAGCGGAACTACGACAGTGACTTTAAAATTCGGGTCTACGGCTTTTCCGCAACGCTGTCGAATGTGAACCAGGTGTGTTTCGTCTTATGGGGAGGAATTACCTTGTCGTTCAGGCGGTTTTGTGGTGCAATTTGGCTATTTAGAGGAAATTGCCTGAACGGCAAGGCGATTTTGTTGCACAACTTGAtcattttggctgtttttttttttttttttttttttccccttcttctttcctgtATGTTCATTCCCGTTTGTTCATTCCCGTTTGTTCATTCCCGTTTGTTCATTCCCGTTTGTTCATTCCCGTTTGTTCATTCCCGTTTGTTCATTCCCGTTTGTTCATTCCCGTTTGTTCATTCCCGTTTGTTCATTCCCGTTTGTTCATTCCCGTttgttcattccttctttgcatTGCCCtttgttcattcctttttttacctcacATGGCGCACCCCCCTCCAGATCGGCGAATGGCTGGACGCCAAGGTGCACGTGAGCAAGGAGAAGCTGCAGAATATAAAGCACCTGTACAAGATAAATAACGCGATATACAAAGACATACACGGGAAGCAGCTGGAGAGGAGTCTGGAAGTGCCGTTCTACCTGGACCCGGACCATCTGGTGTACCTACTCAGCGAGGAACTCATTCTGCAGAGAAACGTTCTGATCTTTTGTCcaacgaagaagaaatgcgAAAAGGTGGCGTATTTTATAAGCAACGTTATGCCGTACTATTTGAAAAACAGGAATTACCAGGTAAAGAGGGAGGTGGTCGAAAGGAGGGTGAAGCTTGTGAACGAACTGAAGGAGCGCAGTGTAATTATTCCGGTCCTGGATAAGTTAATTCTTAGTGGGATTTTCTATCACCACGCGGATCTGCAGAGTAACGAGAGAGGAATAGTGGAAGGTGCATTTAGGAGTAACACCCTTTTCTGTCTGTGTTGCACGACGACCCTGTCCGTGGGGGTGAGTTTCAACGTGCACACAATAATAATCCGTAACATACGGTTGGGCAACAATTTCCTAACAAGGGACCAGATCATGCAGATATCTGGACGTTGCGGCCGCATGAAGAAGGTTCGCACGGGGGAAAATTCCTCTGATGGATCAGGCGGTCCGATTAGCACAGTAAGCAGTGTAGTGGGTGAGGCACTCAGTGGTAGAAAAGTTTCCACTGAGGCCGCTACGTACACCCCGGTGAAGGACTACGACGAGGACTGTGACGGGAAGGTCTTGGTCTTCCTCGAGCGGTGCGATAAAAagtatatggaaaaaattctgaagGATGATGTAGACTTGTTCAGACTGAAGACAAAGCTGaacaattttcaattttgtaaattcaTCGTGGAGCTCATCCAACTGAATCTGATcaaaacgaagaagaacGTGGAagacttcctccttctgtacacactcaaattttttaaattggacgaaaggggggaaaagaaaagcagcACGGATTGCATCACCCCCGTGAATTATAGAGACCTAATGATGCAGGAGATAAAGCAGACCTTCCAGTATCTCTTCGAGAATAAGCTGATCCTCATCCCGTATGACAAGGAACAGTCTTACTACTACTACCTGTTCGCCAAAATTTACAACGTCAACCTTTACCAAATGGAACACATTTTCAACTTCCACTTTTTATGCCAGTACATTAACGTGGACACTCTACTTAAATGTAACTTACCACAGAAAGTggatttatttaaaaaattgcacaggAACTACAAACAGAAGGAGTACAAAGATGAGGGTAAGCAAAaaccttttttctccctcccctttttaaccattcttctcattttcaaGGATACAAAGGTGAATACAAATATCTTCCAAAATTTGTCTGTACAATTTGTGAAGTATTTATTTCTCGTTAATATTAATAGCAAGCAATTTGATTTTTTCGTTTATGACATTTTGCGGGACGACGATGTGATTGGCTGCACGGAGGTTTCTTCGTATGTGCATCCTATTCTGAACGCGCTGGACTTTATTTTCAGCTTCTCCTTCATGCAGTACGTGTACTTCAAAGGTGGGTCGGTTATCAGTACATAGTGCGTCAATATGTGCACACGCTGTTAACACGCTATAGTGTGCATATGGTTGTGTGCcgtgttttttcccctttcccttcGAAGGCTTCCCCACGGACGTCCTGCTGATGATTTTCGTCTTCTGCATCCATTCGGATATTTCGCTCAAAATCGACTTTGACGTCTACGAGCAGATACTAACCTCTAGGAGTGGCCCCGACGGGGGGGACGTGCGCAGGATTTTTCACTACTTCGATCTGAGCATGGATAAGCTGAAGCGCTTCAAGGATTGCAATAGCGAAGACCTTTGCGCCCAGTGTGCTCAGTGCGCCAAGAAGATGCTGCAGGGAGAGTAAGTGCGTGGCGGTTTTACACGAACGGGTGTGCAGATGCGTTCCCCCGTTAGTACATACAAACTTCATACGTAATACATAGCTTGTTCGCACTTCCCCCGTTTATGCCATTCCCTTGCGTGCACCCCCCCCTCCCAGAATCAACATCGATGAGATCTACGAAAACTTCGAATGGGTCAAAATCAAGCGCTTTTACTTTTCCCTCATCGTGTACGACCTGTTCACGGAGGACATCCATACCGTGGGGCGCAAGTAaaccaagggaaaaaaaaaaaaaaaaaaaaaaaaagacaacctAATAAGCGCCCATTTTGGCACACTTGGACCAGACTGCAGCATAAGCTGGCCGATAGGGCAGCGCAGGTTGCACTTCCCCCGTTTTGTTGACTTTGCTGTCCATTTGTCACGTGTGCTAcccattttcccctttgcagGTACAGAGTCAAAACGAAtgatataaaatatatgtactcgAAGTGCTTCTACAATCTGTCCTTCAACTGCAAAATTTTGCGGAACTTTAAAAATTCATTGTAATGAGGAAGACAGAACGCGGAATGGGCAACCACGCTGGGAGGGACTGAGAGTGAATGAAACATGCGGCCAATTGTACAGCGGGGGCAGTACCCCCTTTTTCGTACCtcaatttattatttattatttttattttttttatttattttttttttccacctgcAGGGACATTTTCTGCATCGTCCTGGATAATCTCCTCATAAAAATGAGGTCCAGAAATTTAGCCTTCACTTTTTAACCCTTCTGGGAACCACCCGATCTGATCCGTGTGTAAGCATCGGTGGAGTGCGTCCACGCAAGGGAAGACGTTTTGTCCTGATTGCGCGTTTTCCCATGCACGCGGCGTCACTCGTTGGTAGTTCTCACGTTAAACTGTCCCAAGTGGGATGACTTCCATTTCTCGTGTGTTGATCAATGTGTGTCCACTTCAAACCGCTTGGAGCGAATCCTCCACCATGTTACCCTACCACTtgggcacttttttttttttttacaattttgatTTGCCGTCATCCTTGAcggtgttttttttgtcactGATGAACTTGTATACCATTTGACCTTTTTTAAACGTCACACAACGAAGAAACGACGCAACGACGTCACAACgtgggaggaggaggaaactCCCCCGCGGGTTCGAGCGGGCCGCGCACAACACAATATGGaaacatgtgtgtgcatcgTCTGGAGCAAATTCACCTGACCTGTTAAGGCCATTTTGGACAGGTAGCTAAAATTTGCAAgttttttggctagctgaaaaaaaaaaaaaaaaaaaaagaacaaatcaAAGCAAATCAATCCAATCCAAAGGGGGGATCCTCCTTAGCGACCTAgaagcacacacacaaacatgaCCAAGTGGGGGGCGCTGCGAAGCAGAATTATATGGCCGAGCGAGTTCGCTTACGCCGTGGAGAACGAAGGGCAGGACAACAAATTCGGACACAGCTATGTGGTCAAATATAACGGGAATGTCGTTCACAACAGATTCAAGAAAGGGTTAAATCGGGTGAACAAATTGATGAAGGTGACAAGACGGGTATGTAATCAATTGGAGGAGCAAAACTACGGGCGGGACGTGGATTCATTGGAGGCAGACCACTTCGGGGTACACATGGGTGGAGGCACCTCGGACCAAATTAACGAGGCTAATCAAATCCTCCTCCGGTTGAATGAGGAGAAGGAGTTTTTTAAGGAAAGTCTCGGTAAAATTAACACCATTGATGAGAAGTACGACATTGCTGTGAGGAACGGGTCCGCTCATTACGCATTTCGTTTGGACTCCCCTTTCGTATGCATCGAGGGGGATCCTTTAGTGGAGGCCCTAAAAATGGGGCAGCCCGGAGGAGCACATGGGAA from Plasmodium coatneyi strain Hackeri chromosome 12, complete sequence includes these protein-coding regions:
- a CDS encoding Helicase, with product MFIPDKDRKWKQANTFICHRRLAIYKKKIYRNRPQLIYVSLSGDIYTHEDYREAVQVDNDIRRELSISNTGKRSSIHDVNLLYSRVNNLMNFCEDKHLDEKMFEYYCIPRSIIREYNSLGIYELYKEQADCLRNVLQNEEVERNVRSKVEDMTPEERTFENGHSQKIDSFSNEEFFTSLEEINQNDEEKGGREISPQRGPTSVHLRDDKWDIPHLNNDSRNNFFYKNFLFNIPTGMGKTIIYDILIIRQVLYKGYRAILCLPTMSLINEKYDYYEKLLGEKTVWLNIKKFNSSNASGYSYQLCTDIAICTYEQANIILNIIIKNNLKYNYIFIIDEIHYLNDDQRGIFIESLLTKVKYIQRNYDSDFKIRVYGFSATLSNVNQIGEWLDAKVHVSKEKLQNIKHLYKINNAIYKDIHGKQLERSLEVPFYLDPDHLVYLLSEELILQRNVLIFCPTKKKCEKVAYFISNVMPYYLKNRNYQVKREVVERRVKLVNELKERSVIIPVLDKLILSGIFYHHADLQSNERGIVEGAFRSNTLFCLCCTTTLSVGVSFNVHTIIIRNIRLGNNFLTRDQIMQISGRCGRMKKVRTGENSSDGSGGPISTVSSVVGEALSGRKVSTEAATYTPVKDYDEDCDGKVLVFLERCDKKYMEKILKDDVDLFRLKTKLNNFQFCKFIVELIQLNLIKTKKNVEDFLLLYTLKFFKLDERGEKKSSTDCITPVNYRDLMMQEIKQTFQYLFENKLILIPYDKEQSYYYYLFAKIYNVNLYQMEHIFNFHFLCQYINVDTLLKCNLPQKVDLFKKLHRNYKQKEYKDEGKQKPFFSLPFLTILLIFKDTKVNTNIFQNLSVQFVKYLFLVNINSKQFDFFVYDILRDDDVIGCTEVSSYVHPILNALDFIFSFSFMQYVYFKGFPTDVLLMIFVFCIHSDISLKIDFDVYEQILTSRSGPDGGDVRRIFHYFDLSMDKLKRFKDCNSEDLCAQCAQCAKKMLQGEINIDEIYENFEWVKIKRFYFSLIVYDLFTEDIHTVGRKYRVKTNDIKYMYSKCFYNLSFNCKILRNFKNSLDIFCIVLDNLLIKMRSRNLAFTF
- a CDS encoding Signal peptidase I yields the protein MEYIKEQYNSILLELKKNFKTPRDGISHVLNVVCLLLNALMIWKLLVVLTGCESPVVVVLSGSMEPGYFRGDTLALYHPPNIHAGDVVVYQINGRDIPIVHRILNIHISKDNKFHLLSKGDNNNIDDRGLYEFDQYWLENEHVLGLSVGYAPYIGMLTIWVNEYPLMKWGIVSLMLFMILLGYE